In a genomic window of Vespula vulgaris chromosome 13, iyVesVulg1.1, whole genome shotgun sequence:
- the LOC127068344 gene encoding uncharacterized protein LOC127068344 isoform X1 — MKIFIIIIIVIIIINFIIKCISHIFNNKTKTEGTYSLLLFDKMDPSTLPSSSGNASETNNQFWSDEEDMFLFILIKNRCEIVESESSEDTKERLWIEIRECLNNKFKTDRDMNSIKERWEKLKSLAKLDIYTLLSKIKQKSPKKTSYRPSHFNLQIWKLLKPHKRKQDECDDAMEYSAYMLGFEVPQEIDTLLDNLIRISDIVFDPYFASSSSSSSNLSSERSRSLSPPRTATSPRVYRSSRSRSAQPRISSYMTYSDLTQLSDEDNEEGATARIEERRSMLTELRSLMSTDQKSSKSTESLVGNRQRQLPMSELPRTLESDLHDEQPYRPTDRRHSIQESNVRTSRSSREKISPRTTQKFHQSNISSFYPNDKWLNLRESDITREEPAGAADVVERIIPGSALPRAEPPRSGPSRTESTQHGAQSLHQKDRKAKIKESHTRTSDDSREERASLRARWTEPVQQSAAQLRRIGIQESDVRTTDDSIKKRTSHASTMTEPVHQSAAQPFHPSEKRVKIKESDILSGDDRAGKKPTVRWSDPIHRSTESSSHSNITWIQSEENIAMIDDTDEERPTQSQSRTEPTHQSGGAQWFHPSDKWTKLKESQARPRDGGDEERITQTLSKKEPSDRQSVRIFEPSERWIRLRDSFMKQRHSSGSDEGRELRPSSEAPKIKPIVSSAPRPIPFSDKRFKAQESDIRTSDENEIRRAQRARWKEPIQSSGDIRSLYRSERWIRITESDKSTSDDSGEERKTHTIRRNEPLHQSDVPSFYPADKWIKLKDSVTRGEDSSGSGDDAREVRAPSQSRIDSVLHGDRWIRLRESDVMVGDSSGSSDEAREIKAPPKPPRIDPSLHGVKPFHPTDRWIRLKESEVMVGDSSESSDEAREVGASSEPPRIDPALHGVRPFHPTDRWFRLRESNVMVGDSSGSSDEPIREVGASSEPPRIDPALHGVRPFHPTDRWIRLRETDVMVGDSSGSSDEPVGERRPTRIDPALHGVKPFHPTDRWIRLRETDVMVGDSSGSSDEPVREVRALSEPPRTDPYLDVQPLNPNDNWTRYKESVRTGDDNSRERTMPTPPRVETIYQSNDPRHSEAWITIKAPDGTIEAIPMGSADMSEEESPQSNLPTQAHVQPYYPESWLRIRDSVMRERGSPVRIVDSNIEERASAPLPNPPRESWFRVRERTIAETNIRARPADSNIEVRPSVRTLPSQSHVQSYYPIPQARVREPIIMETDIPMRPADSDIQVRPSARTLPSRPYVQPCYSEPQIIVTEPIITETDIPMRPADSDIQVRPSARTLPSRPYVQSYYPEPRARTRESIIMETNNPVRSADSDIEVRPLARTLPSRPHVQPYYPEPRARTRESITRERVPMRTASSEVEIRPPRTLPSRPRVLPHYEESWVGIREPFTRERNIPMRSSVSDPDIRSSSSSLSTPHRVLPAYANRRVVNVREPDRREGLSMRSTGVPTESRSLMRSEADQHDVYLSRLRETIIEEEDYYRLSEQYTPEESIRRLQILRIRERELFIRESQYLEEQIRMQRLESNLETAQMRKRIALSEYKLAELKEIMLELNINDPRSQARMTGQSGSGSNRGGRAGAIREAGGAFGQMEIAHEDQYFYNQQKEQIRKLREGIRDEIAFHEEQIRRHQEAIERHNARMAEMRTTEH, encoded by the exons atgaaaatatttattattattattattgttattattatcattaattttatcattaaatgtatatctcatatatttaacaataagaCAAAAACAGAAGGAACTTACTCTctg TTATTATTTGACAAAATGGATCCGTCAACGTTACCATCATCATCAGGAAATGCATCAGAAACCAATAATCAGTTTTGGTCGGATGAAGAGGACATGTTTTTATTCATCCTGATAAAGAATCGTTGTGAAATAGTCGAATCTGAATCTAGTGAAGATACGAAGGAACGACTATGGATAGAAATACGAGAATGTTTGAACAATAAATTCAAAACGGATAGAGACATGAACTCTATTAAGGAACGTTGGGAAAAATTGAAGAGTTTGGCGAAACTGGATATTTATACGCTCCTATCGAAG ATCAAACAAAAATCACCAAAGAAAACAAGCTATCGTCCATCCCATTTCAATCTGCAAATTTGGAAATTATTAAAGCCTCATAAAAGGAAGCAAGATGAATGCGACGATGCAATGGAGTATTCCGCTTACATGTTGGGTTTTGAAGTTCCCCAAGAAATAGATACATTATTGGATAATTTGATAAGAATAAGCGATATAGTATTCGATCCATATTTTGccagttcttcttcttcttcttctaatttatCATCAGAAAGAAGTCGTAGTTTAAGCCCGCCAAGAACAGCAACGTCTCCCAGAGTCTATAGATCATCTAGATCTAGATCCGCCCAACCTAGGATTAGTAGTTATATGACGTACAGCGATCTGACACAATTGTCCGACGAGGACAACGAAGAAGGTGCAACTGCgagaatcgaagaaagaagatcaaTGTTAACAGAACTAAGATCGTTAATGTCGACCGATCAAAAATCATCAAAATCGACCGAATCATTGGTAGGAAACAGACAAAGACAATTACCGATGTCCGAATTACCACGAACATTGGAGTCCGATCTACatgatg AACAACCGTATCGTCCCACTGATAGACGGCATAGTATACAAGAATCCAATGTAAGAACGAGCAGAAGTAGTAGAGAAAAGATATCGCCGAGGACAACCCAAAAATTTCATCAAtctaaca tatcATCGTTTTATCCTAACGATAAATGGCTAAATTTACGAGAATCTGATATAACTAGAGAAGAACCTGCAGGAGCGGCCGATGTTGTTGAAAGAATAATACCAGGATCAGCATTACCAAGGGCCGAACCACCAAGGAGCGGACCATCAAGAACCGAATCAACTCAACATGGTg CACAATCCTTACAccagaaagatagaaaggctaaaataaaagaatctcATACAAGAACATCCGATGACAGCAGAGAAGAAAGAGCATCTCTGAGAGCAAGATGGACTGAACCCGTTCAACAATCTgctg CACAACTCAGACGGATAGGAATACAAGAATCTGATGTAAGAACAACAGATGATAgtatcaaaaaaagaacatcACATGCATCAACGATGACCGAACCAGTTCATCAATCTgctg CACAACCGTTTCATCCCAGCGAGAAACgggttaaaataaaagaatctgATATATTATCGGGTGATGATAGAGCAGGGAAAAAACCAACAGTACGTTGGAGTGATCCAATTCATCGATCTactg AATCATCATCTCATTCCAACATTACATGGATTCAATCAGAAGAAAATATAGCAATGATCGATGATACTGACGAAGAAAGGCCAACGCAATCACAATCAAGGACAGAACCAACTCATCAATCTGGTggtg CACAATGGTTTCATCCAAGCGATAAGTGgacgaaattaaaagaatctcAGGCAAGACCGAGGGATGGTGGtgacgaagaaagaataacgCAGACGCTATCAAAGAAAGAACCAAGTGACCGTCAAtctg taCGTATCTTCGAACCCAGCGAAAGATGGATTAGATTAAGAGATTCTTTTATGAAGCAAAGGCACTCTTCTGGATCAGATGAAGGCAGAGAATTAAGACCATCGTCGGAAGCACCGAAGATCAAACCGATCGTATCCAGTgcac cACGACCCATTCCATTCAGCGATAAACGGTTTAAAGCACAAGAATCTGATATAAGAACGAGTGATGAAAACGAAATAAGGCGGGCGCAAAGAGCACGTTGGAAAGAACCAATTCAATCATCTggtgata tacgATCACTTTATCGCAGTGAAAGATGGATTAGAATAACAGAATCTGATAAATCAACGAGCGATGATagtggagaagaaagaaaaacccaCACCATACGGAGGAACGAACCATTACATCAATCtgatg tacCATCGTTCTATCCAGCCGATAAAtggattaaattaaaagattctGTTACAAGAGGAGAAGATTCTTCAGGATCTGGCGATGATGCCAGAGAAGTAAGAGCACCATCGCAATCAAGAATTGATTCAGTCCTGCATggtg ATAGATGGATTAGATTGAGAGAATCAGATGTAATGGTAGGAGATTCTTCAGGATCGAGCGATGAAGCCAGAGAAATAAAAGCACCACCAAAACCACCGAGAATCGATCCATCCCTACATggtg taAAACCGTTTCATCCAACCGATAGATGGATTAGATTGAAAGAATCTGAGGTAATGGTAGGAGATTCTTCAGAATCGAGCGACGAAGCTAGAGAAGTAGGAGCATCATCGGAACCACCGAGAATCGATCCAGCCTTGCATGGTG taagACCGTTTCATCCAACCGATAGATGGTTTAGATTGAGAGAATCTAATGTAATGGTAGGAGATTCTTCAGGATCGAGCGACGAACCTATCAGAGAAGTAGGAGCATCGTCGGAACCACCGAGAATCGATCCAGCCCTGCATggtg taagACCGTTTCATCCAACCGATAGATGGATAAGATTAAGAGAAACTGATGTAATGGTAGGAGATTCTTCAGGATCAAGCGACGAACCTGTCGGAGAAAGAAGACCAACGAGAATAGACCCAGCTCTCCATGGtg taaaacCGTTTCATCCAACCGATAGATGGATTAGATTAAGAGAAACTGATGTAATGGTAGGAGATTCTTCAGGATCGAGTGATGAACCTGTCAGAGAAGTAAGAGCATTATCGGAACCACCGAGAACCGATCCATATTTagatg tACAACCATTAAATCCCAACGATAATTGGACTAGATATAAAGAATCTGTAAGAACGGGTGATGATAATTCCAGAGAAAGAACGATGCCCACCCCACCAAGAGTCGAAACTATTTATCAGTCTAATG ATCCACGCCATTCCGAAGCATGGATTACGATAAAAGCACCTGATGGAACAATAGAAGCAATTCCTATGGGTTCGGCTGATATGTCCGAAGAAGAATCACCACAGAGCAATTTACCAACTCAAGCtcatg tacaACCGTATTATCCGGAGTCATGGCTTAGAATAAGAGATTCTgttatgagagaaagaggaagtcCTGTGAGAATAGTCGATAGTAACATCGAAGAAAGAGCATCAGCACCCTTACCAAACCCACCTcgtg AATCTTGGTttagagtaagagagagaactatAGCAGAAACAAATATTCGTGCAAGACCGGCCGATAGTAACATCGAAGTAAGACCATCAGTAAGGACTTTGCCAAGCCAATCTCATG TACAATCGTATTACCCGATACCACAAGCTAGAGTAAGAGAGCCTATTATAATGGAAACGGATATTCCTATGAGACCGGCCGATAGTGACATCCAAGTAAGACCATCAGCGAGGACTTTGCCAAGCCGACCTTATG TACAACCATGTTACTCGGAACCACAAATTATAGTCACCGAGCCTATTATAACGGAAACAGATATTCCTATGAGACCGGCCGATAGTGATATCCAAGTAAGACCATCAGCAAGGACTTTGCCAAGCCGACCTTATG TACAATCATATTATCCGGAACCTCGGGCTAGAACAAGAGAGTCTATTATAATGGAAACAAACAATCCTGTGAGATCGGCCGATAGTGACATCGAAGTACGGCCATTAGCAAGAACTTTACCAAGCCGACCTCATG TACAACCATATTACCCGGAACCACGGGCTAGAACAAGAGAGTCTATTACGAGGGAAAGAGTTCCTATGAGAACGGCCAGTAGTGAAGTTGAAATAAGACCACCGAGAACCTTACCAAGCCGACCTCgtg taCTACCGCATTACGAGGAATCGTGGGTTGGAATAAGAGAACCTTTTACGAGGGAAAGAAATATTCCTATGAGATCATCCGTAAGTGACCCCGACATAAGATCATCATCGAGCAGCTTGTCAACTCCGCATCgtg tACTACCCGCTTACGCGAACAGACGTGTTGTTAATGTAAGAGAACCTGATAGAAGGGAAGGATTATCTATGAGATCAACTGGTGTTCCCACTGAATCGAGATCGTTAATGAGATCTGAAGCAGACCAACatgatg TATATCTTAGTAGATTAAGGGAAACCAttatagaagaagaggattattatcgtttatcgGAACAATATACACCGGAAGAAAGTATAAGAAGATTACAAATTTTGAGAATCAGGGAAAGAGAACTATTTATCCGAGAAAGTCAATATCTGGAAGAACAAATTCGTATGCAACGATTGGAAAGCAATCTCGAAACGGCACAAATGCGTAAACGAATTGCTTTGAGCGAATATAAATTGGCGGAATTGAAGGAGATAATGCTCGAGTTGAATATAAACGATCCCAGAag TCAAGCGAGAATGACTGGTCAATCTGGTTCTGGTTCAAATAGAGGTGGCAGAGCTGGTGCTATCCGTGAAGCTGGAGGAGCTTTTGGACAAATGGAAATTGCTCATGAAGATCAATACTTTTATAATCAG CAAAAGGAACAGATAAGAAAATTGAGAGAAGGTATTCGCGACGAAATTGCTTTTCATGAGGAACAGATCCGGCGCCATCAAGAAGCTATAGAACGTCATAACGCGAGGATGGCTGAAATGCGTACTACagaacattaa
- the LOC127068344 gene encoding uncharacterized protein LOC127068344 isoform X7, with product MKIFIIIIIVIIIINFIIKCISHIFNNKTKTEGTYSLLLFDKMDPSTLPSSSGNASETNNQFWSDEEDMFLFILIKNRCEIVESESSEDTKERLWIEIRECLNNKFKTDRDMNSIKERWEKLKSLAKLDIYTLLSKIKQKSPKKTSYRPSHFNLQIWKLLKPHKRKQDECDDAMEYSAYMLGFEVPQEIDTLLDNLIRISDIVFDPYFASSSSSSSNLSSERSRSLSPPRTATSPRVYRSSRSRSAQPRISSYMTYSDLTQLSDEDNEEGATARIEERRSMLTELRSLMSTDQKSSKSTESLVGNRQRQLPMSELPRTLESDLHDEQPYRPTDRRHSIQESNVRTSRSSREKISPRTTQKFHQSNISSFYPNDKWLNLRESDITREEPAGAADVVERIIPGSALPRAEPPRSGPSRTESTQHGAQSLHQKDRKAKIKESHTRTSDDSREERASLRARWTEPVQQSAAQLRRIGIQESDVRTTDDSIKKRTSHASTMTEPVHQSAAQPFHPSEKRVKIKESDILSGDDRAGKKPTVRWSDPIHRSTESSSHSNITWIQSEENIAMIDDTDEERPTQSQSRTEPTHQSGGAQWFHPSDKWTKLKESQARPRDGGDEERITQTLSKKEPSDRQSVRIFEPSERWIRLRDSFMKQRHSSGSDEGRELRPSSEAPKIKPIVSSAPRPIPFSDKRFKAQESDIRTSDENEIRRAQRARWKEPIQSSGDIRSLYRSERWIRITESDKSTSDDSGEERKTHTIRRNEPLHQSDVPSFYPADKWIKLKDSVTRGEDSSGSGDDAREVRAPSQSRIDSVLHGDRWIRLRESDVMVGDSSGSSDEAREIKAPPKPPRIDPSLHGVKPFHPTDRWIRLKESEVMVGDSSESSDEAREVGASSEPPRIDPALHGVRPFHPTDRWFRLRESNVMVGDSSGSSDEPIREVGASSEPPRIDPALHGVRPFHPTDRWIRLRETDVMVGDSSGSSDEPVGERRPTRIDPALHGVKPFHPTDRWIRLRETDVMVGDSSGSSDEPVREVRALSEPPRTDPYLDVQPLNPNDNWTRYKESVRTGDDNSRERTMPTPPRVETIYQSNDPRHSEAWITIKAPDGTIEAIPMGSADMSEEESPQSNLPTQAHVQPYYPESWLRIRDSVMRERGSPVRIVDSNIEERASAPLPNPPRESWFRVRERTIAETNIRARPADSNIEVRPSVRTLPSQSHVQSYYPIPQARVREPIIMETDIPMRPADSDIQVRPSARTLPSRPYVQSYYPEPRARTRESIIMETNNPVRSADSDIEVRPLARTLPSRPHVQPYYPEPRARTRESITRERVPMRTASSEVEIRPPRTLPSRPRVLPHYEESWVGIREPFTRERNIPMRSSVSDPDIRSSSSSLSTPHRVLPAYANRRVVNVREPDRREGLSMRSTGVPTESRSLMRSEADQHDVYLSRLRETIIEEEDYYRLSEQYTPEESIRRLQILRIRERELFIRESQYLEEQIRMQRLESNLETAQMRKRIALSEYKLAELKEIMLELNINDPRSQARMTGQSGSGSNRGGRAGAIREAGGAFGQMEIAHEDQYFYNQQKEQIRKLREGIRDEIAFHEEQIRRHQEAIERHNARMAEMRTTEH from the exons atgaaaatatttattattattattattgttattattatcattaattttatcattaaatgtatatctcatatatttaacaataagaCAAAAACAGAAGGAACTTACTCTctg TTATTATTTGACAAAATGGATCCGTCAACGTTACCATCATCATCAGGAAATGCATCAGAAACCAATAATCAGTTTTGGTCGGATGAAGAGGACATGTTTTTATTCATCCTGATAAAGAATCGTTGTGAAATAGTCGAATCTGAATCTAGTGAAGATACGAAGGAACGACTATGGATAGAAATACGAGAATGTTTGAACAATAAATTCAAAACGGATAGAGACATGAACTCTATTAAGGAACGTTGGGAAAAATTGAAGAGTTTGGCGAAACTGGATATTTATACGCTCCTATCGAAG ATCAAACAAAAATCACCAAAGAAAACAAGCTATCGTCCATCCCATTTCAATCTGCAAATTTGGAAATTATTAAAGCCTCATAAAAGGAAGCAAGATGAATGCGACGATGCAATGGAGTATTCCGCTTACATGTTGGGTTTTGAAGTTCCCCAAGAAATAGATACATTATTGGATAATTTGATAAGAATAAGCGATATAGTATTCGATCCATATTTTGccagttcttcttcttcttcttctaatttatCATCAGAAAGAAGTCGTAGTTTAAGCCCGCCAAGAACAGCAACGTCTCCCAGAGTCTATAGATCATCTAGATCTAGATCCGCCCAACCTAGGATTAGTAGTTATATGACGTACAGCGATCTGACACAATTGTCCGACGAGGACAACGAAGAAGGTGCAACTGCgagaatcgaagaaagaagatcaaTGTTAACAGAACTAAGATCGTTAATGTCGACCGATCAAAAATCATCAAAATCGACCGAATCATTGGTAGGAAACAGACAAAGACAATTACCGATGTCCGAATTACCACGAACATTGGAGTCCGATCTACatgatg AACAACCGTATCGTCCCACTGATAGACGGCATAGTATACAAGAATCCAATGTAAGAACGAGCAGAAGTAGTAGAGAAAAGATATCGCCGAGGACAACCCAAAAATTTCATCAAtctaaca tatcATCGTTTTATCCTAACGATAAATGGCTAAATTTACGAGAATCTGATATAACTAGAGAAGAACCTGCAGGAGCGGCCGATGTTGTTGAAAGAATAATACCAGGATCAGCATTACCAAGGGCCGAACCACCAAGGAGCGGACCATCAAGAACCGAATCAACTCAACATGGTg CACAATCCTTACAccagaaagatagaaaggctaaaataaaagaatctcATACAAGAACATCCGATGACAGCAGAGAAGAAAGAGCATCTCTGAGAGCAAGATGGACTGAACCCGTTCAACAATCTgctg CACAACTCAGACGGATAGGAATACAAGAATCTGATGTAAGAACAACAGATGATAgtatcaaaaaaagaacatcACATGCATCAACGATGACCGAACCAGTTCATCAATCTgctg CACAACCGTTTCATCCCAGCGAGAAACgggttaaaataaaagaatctgATATATTATCGGGTGATGATAGAGCAGGGAAAAAACCAACAGTACGTTGGAGTGATCCAATTCATCGATCTactg AATCATCATCTCATTCCAACATTACATGGATTCAATCAGAAGAAAATATAGCAATGATCGATGATACTGACGAAGAAAGGCCAACGCAATCACAATCAAGGACAGAACCAACTCATCAATCTGGTggtg CACAATGGTTTCATCCAAGCGATAAGTGgacgaaattaaaagaatctcAGGCAAGACCGAGGGATGGTGGtgacgaagaaagaataacgCAGACGCTATCAAAGAAAGAACCAAGTGACCGTCAAtctg taCGTATCTTCGAACCCAGCGAAAGATGGATTAGATTAAGAGATTCTTTTATGAAGCAAAGGCACTCTTCTGGATCAGATGAAGGCAGAGAATTAAGACCATCGTCGGAAGCACCGAAGATCAAACCGATCGTATCCAGTgcac cACGACCCATTCCATTCAGCGATAAACGGTTTAAAGCACAAGAATCTGATATAAGAACGAGTGATGAAAACGAAATAAGGCGGGCGCAAAGAGCACGTTGGAAAGAACCAATTCAATCATCTggtgata tacgATCACTTTATCGCAGTGAAAGATGGATTAGAATAACAGAATCTGATAAATCAACGAGCGATGATagtggagaagaaagaaaaacccaCACCATACGGAGGAACGAACCATTACATCAATCtgatg tacCATCGTTCTATCCAGCCGATAAAtggattaaattaaaagattctGTTACAAGAGGAGAAGATTCTTCAGGATCTGGCGATGATGCCAGAGAAGTAAGAGCACCATCGCAATCAAGAATTGATTCAGTCCTGCATggtg ATAGATGGATTAGATTGAGAGAATCAGATGTAATGGTAGGAGATTCTTCAGGATCGAGCGATGAAGCCAGAGAAATAAAAGCACCACCAAAACCACCGAGAATCGATCCATCCCTACATggtg taAAACCGTTTCATCCAACCGATAGATGGATTAGATTGAAAGAATCTGAGGTAATGGTAGGAGATTCTTCAGAATCGAGCGACGAAGCTAGAGAAGTAGGAGCATCATCGGAACCACCGAGAATCGATCCAGCCTTGCATGGTG taagACCGTTTCATCCAACCGATAGATGGTTTAGATTGAGAGAATCTAATGTAATGGTAGGAGATTCTTCAGGATCGAGCGACGAACCTATCAGAGAAGTAGGAGCATCGTCGGAACCACCGAGAATCGATCCAGCCCTGCATggtg taagACCGTTTCATCCAACCGATAGATGGATAAGATTAAGAGAAACTGATGTAATGGTAGGAGATTCTTCAGGATCAAGCGACGAACCTGTCGGAGAAAGAAGACCAACGAGAATAGACCCAGCTCTCCATGGtg taaaacCGTTTCATCCAACCGATAGATGGATTAGATTAAGAGAAACTGATGTAATGGTAGGAGATTCTTCAGGATCGAGTGATGAACCTGTCAGAGAAGTAAGAGCATTATCGGAACCACCGAGAACCGATCCATATTTagatg tACAACCATTAAATCCCAACGATAATTGGACTAGATATAAAGAATCTGTAAGAACGGGTGATGATAATTCCAGAGAAAGAACGATGCCCACCCCACCAAGAGTCGAAACTATTTATCAGTCTAATG ATCCACGCCATTCCGAAGCATGGATTACGATAAAAGCACCTGATGGAACAATAGAAGCAATTCCTATGGGTTCGGCTGATATGTCCGAAGAAGAATCACCACAGAGCAATTTACCAACTCAAGCtcatg tacaACCGTATTATCCGGAGTCATGGCTTAGAATAAGAGATTCTgttatgagagaaagaggaagtcCTGTGAGAATAGTCGATAGTAACATCGAAGAAAGAGCATCAGCACCCTTACCAAACCCACCTcgtg AATCTTGGTttagagtaagagagagaactatAGCAGAAACAAATATTCGTGCAAGACCGGCCGATAGTAACATCGAAGTAAGACCATCAGTAAGGACTTTGCCAAGCCAATCTCATG TACAATCGTATTACCCGATACCACAAGCTAGAGTAAGAGAGCCTATTATAATGGAAACGGATATTCCTATGAGACCGGCCGATAGTGACATCCAAGTAAGACCATCAGCGAGGACTTTGCCAAGCCGACCTTATG TACAATCATATTATCCGGAACCTCGGGCTAGAACAAGAGAGTCTATTATAATGGAAACAAACAATCCTGTGAGATCGGCCGATAGTGACATCGAAGTACGGCCATTAGCAAGAACTTTACCAAGCCGACCTCATG TACAACCATATTACCCGGAACCACGGGCTAGAACAAGAGAGTCTATTACGAGGGAAAGAGTTCCTATGAGAACGGCCAGTAGTGAAGTTGAAATAAGACCACCGAGAACCTTACCAAGCCGACCTCgtg taCTACCGCATTACGAGGAATCGTGGGTTGGAATAAGAGAACCTTTTACGAGGGAAAGAAATATTCCTATGAGATCATCCGTAAGTGACCCCGACATAAGATCATCATCGAGCAGCTTGTCAACTCCGCATCgtg tACTACCCGCTTACGCGAACAGACGTGTTGTTAATGTAAGAGAACCTGATAGAAGGGAAGGATTATCTATGAGATCAACTGGTGTTCCCACTGAATCGAGATCGTTAATGAGATCTGAAGCAGACCAACatgatg TATATCTTAGTAGATTAAGGGAAACCAttatagaagaagaggattattatcgtttatcgGAACAATATACACCGGAAGAAAGTATAAGAAGATTACAAATTTTGAGAATCAGGGAAAGAGAACTATTTATCCGAGAAAGTCAATATCTGGAAGAACAAATTCGTATGCAACGATTGGAAAGCAATCTCGAAACGGCACAAATGCGTAAACGAATTGCTTTGAGCGAATATAAATTGGCGGAATTGAAGGAGATAATGCTCGAGTTGAATATAAACGATCCCAGAag TCAAGCGAGAATGACTGGTCAATCTGGTTCTGGTTCAAATAGAGGTGGCAGAGCTGGTGCTATCCGTGAAGCTGGAGGAGCTTTTGGACAAATGGAAATTGCTCATGAAGATCAATACTTTTATAATCAG CAAAAGGAACAGATAAGAAAATTGAGAGAAGGTATTCGCGACGAAATTGCTTTTCATGAGGAACAGATCCGGCGCCATCAAGAAGCTATAGAACGTCATAACGCGAGGATGGCTGAAATGCGTACTACagaacattaa